One window from the genome of Onychomys torridus chromosome 20, mOncTor1.1, whole genome shotgun sequence encodes:
- the LOC118571104 gene encoding neural Wiskott-Aldrich syndrome protein-like, whose translation MIHLQQEQPPRCKTPRVARLSLDRSGSGVDPVLSRLAGSAQLCSALLCAQPPPPPPPSPPARRPRSRSSHPGPRRCPSPPTPGRRRPSTPSPLSSNSWPAAAPRPRLPAQAAGAPRGPPAAALRHRGLPGREPSAAPPSPRPPAGTSARSGCSCGGQTTFLQKNTVKRRGERYKCWTMSPSSGKTELERLAG comes from the exons ATGATTCACCTTCAGCAAGAGCAGCCTCCGCGGTGCAAAACTCCTCGAGTGGCCCGGCTCTCCCTGGATCGCTCAGGCTCCGGTGTGGACCCGGTTCTGAGCAGGCTCGCCGGCTCggctcagctctgctctgctctgctctgcgctcagccgccgccgccgccgccgccgtcccCTCCGGCGAGGCGTCCGCGTTCCCGCAGCTCGCACCCAGGTCCCCGCCGGTGCCCCTCTCCTCCGACACCTGGGCGCCGCCGCCCGTCGACTCCCAGTCCACTTAGCAGCAACTCCTGGCCAGCGGCAGCCCCGCGCCCCCGCCTCCCAGCGCAGGCGGCCGGAGCTCCTCGCGGTCCACCCGCGGCCGCGCTAAGGCATCGTGGGCTCCCGGGAAGGGAACCCTCTGCTGCACCCCCCTCCCCGCGCCCCCCAGCAGGCACGAGTGCGCGGAG TGGCTGCAGCTGTGGAGGGCAAACTACCTTCCTGCAGAAAAACACAGTGAAAAGACGAGGCGAACGCTACAAATGCTGGACTATGTCTCCCTCTAGCGGGAAAACTGAATTAGAACGCTTGGCTGGTTAG